From Alphaproteobacteria bacterium:
CTCCTCGATTCGCCGCGCCGTCGAATTTGCCCTCGGCGGGCGGGCGGGCGCCGTCGTAACGAGCCCCATCCATAAGAAGAGCCTATACGACGCGGGATTTCGATATCCCGGGCACACCGAGTTTTTGGCTTCACTGGTGGACGGCGTACCGATGCCGGTGATGATGCTGGTGGTGCCCACCTTGCGTGTTGTGCCGGTGACGATCCACATGCCACTCGCGCGTGCCGTCTCGGAACTCACGACCGACGCTATCGTCCATTGCGGCCGCGTGACTGCAGCGGCCCTCACGCGCGACTTCGCGATCCCAAAACCGGTACTCGCCGTCGCGGGCCTCAATCCCCATGCCGGCGAATCCGGAGCACTGGGCCGCGAGGAGATTCAAACGATTGCACCGGCGGTCAAGGCGCTCAGCGCTGAGGGCATCATGGCGGTTGGACCGCTCCCTGCCGATACGCTATTCCATCCACGGGCGCGCGCGCGCTACAATGCCGCACTCTGCATGTATCACGACCAGGCCTTGATTCCCCTCAAGACCATCGATTTCGACCACGGTGTCAACGTGACGCTCGGCTTGCCGTTCGTGCGCACCTCACCCGATCACGGTACGGCCCTCGAGATCGCAGGCAAGGGCTTGGCCAATCCGGCTAGCCTGATCGCCGCGATCAAGCTCGCCGGCGAGGTGGCCGCACGCCGCGCTGCGGCAGGGAATGCGCGATCGGCGCCAGCACTCGCCTGACTTGCCGGCGGCCGGGCCTCGATTGCCGCCACTGCGCGAGGTCATTGCGCGCCATGCCCTCGACGCACGCAAGGGCCTCGGTCAGCACTTCCTCCTCGACATGAACCTCACCCGCCGGATCGCGCGCGCTGCTGGCGATCTCGGCCGTGGGACGACGATTGAAATCGGGCCGGGCCCCGGAGGGCTCACTCGCGCGCTGCTCGAGCTCGGTGCTGACAGCGTGCTCGCGATCGAGCGGGACGAACGGTGCGTTGCAGCCTTGGCCGAACTTGGAGCCGCCTACCCCGGACGGCTCGAGATTATCGCGGGCGACGCGCTTGAGATTGATCTGACGGCACTCGGGGTTTCGCCGCGCCGGATTGTTGCCAATTTGCCTTACAATATATCGACACCGCTGCTGACGCGCTGGCTCACCCAGGCGACGGCTTACGAGACGATGACGCTCATGTTCCAGCGCGAGGTTGCAGATCGCCTTGCCGCCGATCCGGGCAGTAAGAATTACGGCAGGCTGAGCGTGCTGACCCAATGGCTTTGCGACGTGGCGCTGCTTTTCCATGTCGCCAAGGAGGCATTCGTCCCGCGCCCGAGGGTAACCTCGACGGTCGTCCGTCTCACGCCACGGCCAGCACCGCGCGCCCCGGCATTGCAATGGGCCCTGGAGGAGGTAACCGCCGCTGCCTTCGGCCAACGGCGCAAAATGCTTCGCTCCAGCCTCAAAAGCCTCGGCGTGAACGCGTTTGCCTTGCTGGCCCTTGCCAAGATCGAGGAGACCCGGCGTGCCGAGGAGATCGACGTCGCCGGCTTTTGCGCACTGGCGCGGGCCTATGCGCGCCTCAAAGAACCCCCTGCGCCGAACCTCAGCGCCCCTGCCTGAGTCTATTCACGAAATCGACCAAGCCGATCTGCCGCTCTCGCCGCAAGCGTTCGGCCTGCAGAATCGCCTCCACCTTGGCGACGCTATCGTCCAGGGCAACGTTGGTGACGATGTAGTCGTATTCGGGCCAATGGCTCATCTCGTCAGCCGCCTTCGACATGCGGGATGCAACGATTTCGGCGCTGTCTTGCGCGCGGGATTTGAGACGACGCTCCAGTTCCGCGGTGCTGGGCGGCAGAATGAACACGCTGACGAGATCGCTGCGCGCGTTCTCGCGCAGCTGCTGGGTGCCTTGCCAGTCGATGTCGAACAGCACGTCGAGGCCAGCGCCGAGGGCCTTTTCGACGGGTGCGCGCGGCGTGCCGTAATAATGGTCGAACACTTTCGCATGCTCGAGTAGCTTGCCCCGCTCGACCAGCTCGCGGAACGCAGTCTTGTCGATGAAGTTGTAATCGACTCCCGAGACTTCGCCGCGCCGGCGCGGGCGTGTCGTCACCGATACCGACATGATGAGGTTCGGGTCGCGCGCCATGAGGCGGCGCGAAATGGTGGTCTTGCCCGCACCCGAAGGCGACGACAGGACGAGCATCAGGCCGCGGCGTTTTACTTCGATTGCCTCCATCGACTTTCACTCGACGTTTTGAACCTGCTCCCTGAATTGCTCGATGGTCGCCTTGAGATCGAGGCCGAGCCTCGTCAGGGCTACGTCGGATGCCTTCGAACAAAGTGTGTTGGCTTCTCGGTTGAATTCTTGACAGAGGAAATCGAGGCGCCGGCCGATCGCCTCATGCGAGACCAGGAGTTCGCGCGCAGCCGCGATGTGCGCTTTCAGCCGGTCAAGTTCTTCGCGCACATCGGCCTTCGCGGCGATGAGGGCAAGCTCCTGGGCGAGTCGCTCTTCCGGCAGAATTGACTCTGCGCCGAGGAGCGCTGCGACCTGTTCCTTGATGCGAGCCTTAATCGCGTCGGGGCGCAGGACCGCAAGCGACTCCGCGGCGGTCGTCAAGCGCGCGATCTCGTCGAGATGTGCGGCGAGCACCGTGGCCAAGCGTGCGCCCTCGGATTCGCGGGCCGCGATGAGGTTGTCGAGCGCCTCAACCAAGCTTGCCAAGACAGCCTCCGCCCGCCGCTCCGCCGCCGCCTCGTCGGAGTCGTCCTCGATCTGTTCGACGACGCCGCGGACGGTAAGGATTGTGTCGAGGCGCGGAGGGGCCGGCGCAATTCGAGTTGTAAAATCCTCGTGCAGCGAGAGCAGCTCATCAATCAGATCGCGGTTGATGCGCCACCCGGCAGCCCCCGAAACGCGGCTCAAAATCAACGAGACCGTCAGCGAACCGCGTTTCAGGCGCCCGATCGCCAGGCCGCGCGCTTGGGCCTCAAGCCGGTCATACCCGACCGGAAACCGAAAGCGCATGTCGAGGGAGCGGCCATTGACGCTCTTGACTTCCCAGGTCCAGCTCGTGG
This genomic window contains:
- the rsmA gene encoding 16S rRNA (adenine(1518)-N(6)/adenine(1519)-N(6))-dimethyltransferase RsmA translates to MRDRRQHSPDLPAAGPRLPPLREVIARHALDARKGLGQHFLLDMNLTRRIARAAGDLGRGTTIEIGPGPGGLTRALLELGADSVLAIERDERCVAALAELGAAYPGRLEIIAGDALEIDLTALGVSPRRIVANLPYNISTPLLTRWLTQATAYETMTLMFQREVADRLAADPGSKNYGRLSVLTQWLCDVALLFHVAKEAFVPRPRVTSTVVRLTPRPAPRAPALQWALEEVTAAAFGQRRKMLRSSLKSLGVNAFALLALAKIEETRRAEEIDVAGFCALARAYARLKEPPAPNLSAPA
- the gmk gene encoding guanylate kinase; the encoded protein is MEAIEVKRRGLMLVLSSPSGAGKTTISRRLMARDPNLIMSVSVTTRPRRRGEVSGVDYNFIDKTAFRELVERGKLLEHAKVFDHYYGTPRAPVEKALGAGLDVLFDIDWQGTQQLRENARSDLVSVFILPPSTAELERRLKSRAQDSAEIVASRMSKAADEMSHWPEYDYIVTNVALDDSVAKVEAILQAERLRRERQIGLVDFVNRLRQGR
- a CDS encoding YicC/YloC family endoribonuclease gives rise to the protein MTGFARAVGHDEATSWTWEVKSVNGRSLDMRFRFPVGYDRLEAQARGLAIGRLKRGSLTVSLILSRVSGAAGWRINRDLIDELLSLHEDFTTRIAPAPPRLDTILTVRGVVEQIEDDSDEAAAERRAEAVLASLVEALDNLIAARESEGARLATVLAAHLDEIARLTTAAESLAVLRPDAIKARIKEQVAALLGAESILPEERLAQELALIAAKADVREELDRLKAHIAAARELLVSHEAIGRRLDFLCQEFNREANTLCSKASDVALTRLGLDLKATIEQFREQVQNVE
- the pdxA gene encoding 4-hydroxythreonine-4-phosphate dehydrogenase PdxA — encoded protein: MSEADQLAPLALTMGEPAGISGELTIQAWLERQAQALPAFFAIDDPDRLERIARNLGLNAPLRAVASPEEAADAFASELPVMAEPLSQPVAAGRPDPRNGEAILSSIRRAVEFALGGRAGAVVTSPIHKKSLYDAGFRYPGHTEFLASLVDGVPMPVMMLVVPTLRVVPVTIHMPLARAVSELTTDAIVHCGRVTAAALTRDFAIPKPVLAVAGLNPHAGESGALGREEIQTIAPAVKALSAEGIMAVGPLPADTLFHPRARARYNAALCMYHDQALIPLKTIDFDHGVNVTLGLPFVRTSPDHGTALEIAGKGLANPASLIAAIKLAGEVAARRAAAGNARSAPALA